Genomic window (Thermodesulfobacteriota bacterium):
ATGATCATAAATGGTATCGTCCATCATGGTCTCCTTTCTTGTTAGTGTGTGTCTGTGGAAAGCATTATCACTAACATATTGAGGCTACCGCCTCAAAGGAGACCATCTTTCTCATTTTATCGGAGGACATCCGGACTTTTGAGGATTTTGCCCAGGCCATTCCCCCGGCCGGACAGGCTGAGATCCGCGAGGCTATCGGTGAAGTCGGTTTCGACATGGACAAGCTGATGCGCCACATCTTCGGCGACAGCCGCGTGGACGATCTCTACCTGCTGACCACCACCTCCGGCACGACCGGAATCCCCACGCCATACCCGAACTTCAACGCCGCCATCACCGACGCCCAGGAGATCATGTGCCGGGCCGCCTGGCGCATGGGTTTCCGTCCCGGGGACCGGATGGCCATCTGCTTCGGATTGTCCATGCACGCCGCCGGCACGCCCCAGATTTTATGGTTCAAGAATTTTCCGGGTTTGTCGATCGTCCCCATCGGGGCCGAGGCCGGCACGGAAAAGATCCTGCAGTTCATGCAGCTGTTCAAGGTCAATATCTTCGCGGGCACGCCCTCCCTGGCCCTGCACCTGATCGAACGGGCCCCGGAAGTGCTCAAGGCCCCGGTCAAATCCCTGGGCATTAAGATCCTCATGCTGGGCGCCGAGCCGGGCGCTGGCATTCCGGAGGTGCGGCAGAAGCTGGAATCCGAATACGGCGCCCAGGTGTTTGATGCCGGCGCCGGTTACGGCGTGTCCTGCGATTACCCGGTCTACCAGGGCATGCACTGGATTGCCGACGATTACGCCTATTATGAGCTGATCGATCCCGAAACCAAAAAAGTCGTGCCCCTGGAAAACGGCGCTACCGGCATCATGGCCGGGACGTCACTCAATCCCCCGGGGGCCGTGTGGTTTGACATGCGCTTCACCATGATGGACATCCACCAGGTCTTTACCGATCCGTGTCCCTGCGGCCGCAGCGGCTTCCGCTACAAGGTGGTGGGCCGGGCCGATGACATGCTCAAGGTCAAGGGCGTACCGGTATATCCGGCCGCCATCGAGGGGGTCATTCACTCCTTCCCGGACAAGCTGACCGGCTCTTTCCGGATCGTTCTGGATGAACCGCCTCCCCGGGTGGTTCCCCCGCTGAAGATCAAAATCGAGCACGCGGCCTCGGTGAGAAAAGAGGATCTTCCGGCCGTGGAAAAGGCGGTGCTGGAGAAGATGCACTCCCTGCTCAAAATCCGTCCGGCCATCACCTGGCTGGAACCGGGCACCCTGGAGCGGGCTACCAAGAAGACGCAGTTACTGGAGAAGAATTACTAATACCAATTCCAAATCAAAGCGCTCTCTGTGTTGGCTGCGTCGTCGGCTCCTCGACGTATTACAATACGCCTGCGTCGCCTCCTCCTGGCCGCCTTGAGATCATCTTTGATTTGAAATTGGTATGAGCCAGTTTTCAAATAACGCACGGGCGGCTTTCGGGCCGCCTTTTGTTTTTGTTATCCGGCTTCAAGGGTTGCAGGGACACGGCGCGCCGTGCCCCTGCCGGAAATCGCGGTGTATCCCGACCGGCTTAAAACCCCCGGTTTATAGAAGCCAGCAGCCGGAAATTCGGCGTGGTGTCGGTCAGGCCCGTGCCGCCGTGGACGCGAAAGCCCCACCGTTGCCTGATATAGACCAGGCCGGCCCCCAGTTCGCTCATGTCGTCATTGACATCCTTGTCGAAGCAGGGGTCGCATTCCAGGTCGTTTTTATTCTCCGTGCCGAAATATTCCGCGTAAGCCATGAGGCTTTCGGAAATGTGATATTCCAGGGCAACACCGGCAAATACGGCGTTATCTTCGAGATAGTCCAGATCCGTATCCAGGTAGTTGATCCCCAGATTGCCGGTCAGATAGAACCGCCCGACCCGTTTGCCCAGCAGGAGATTGGCGCCATAGGAAAAATCGTCTTCCGGGGAAGGGTTGAAGTTATAAAGATCGCCAATGCTCTTGTCATGGTTGCCGCCCGGGATCAGGATATATGGCATCAGCGATAAATCCAGGGGATCTTTTTTGTTCCTGCCCAGCAGCCGCACCTTGCCCCCGGCAAACACGTCCCCGAGGCCGCTCTCGCTTTCATCGAAATCCGTATTTTCCCAAGACTCCCAGTCCGTTGCCACGGCGACTTCCCAGAGCCCGTCGGATCCGTGTGTCAGGCTCAAAGGGGTCGCGACCACATAGCCGTCGCGATTTTCGATCTTGCCGTTGAAACGACTGTACAAAACGGAACCCTGGACGTGGGTGCCGGTGGAAACTTCCGGCGAAATCACAAAACCGTATCCTTTCAGCCCGTAAATGGACAGGGACTCATCCGCCCGCGCGTCATGGATGCAGGCAAACGACAGAACAACCGCCAGGGCGGCCAGGATTTTCCTAATCGTTGTCGATGCGAATATCATTGCTCCGATCCTTATATGTTAAAAAGTTGTCGATCCGCTACTCCGTCAGCAATCCGGCGGTACCGCACAGCAAGGGGTATAGTTCCGCGATCGTCTTCCGGTCCTGAAGCAGTTCACGGGCCGAAAAATATTTTCCGCCGCCGGCCGCCGCCATTTTTTGAAGAAGCGCCAGTGCTTCCTGATCCTGTTCCTTCTGATCCGAAGAAGTGCCGCGATCAAGGCCGATGGCATGGAATACCAGTTTGTCGCCGTAGGCGA
Coding sequences:
- a CDS encoding phenylacetate--CoA ligase family protein, with the translated sequence MDKLMRHIFGDSRVDDLYLLTTTSGTTGIPTPYPNFNAAITDAQEIMCRAAWRMGFRPGDRMAICFGLSMHAAGTPQILWFKNFPGLSIVPIGAEAGTEKILQFMQLFKVNIFAGTPSLALHLIERAPEVLKAPVKSLGIKILMLGAEPGAGIPEVRQKLESEYGAQVFDAGAGYGVSCDYPVYQGMHWIADDYAYYELIDPETKKVVPLENGATGIMAGTSLNPPGAVWFDMRFTMMDIHQVFTDPCPCGRSGFRYKVVGRADDMLKVKGVPVYPAAIEGVIHSFPDKLTGSFRIVLDEPPPRVVPPLKIKIEHAASVRKEDLPAVEKAVLEKMHSLLKIRPAITWLEPGTLERATKKTQLLEKNY
- a CDS encoding transporter translates to MIFASTTIRKILAALAVVLSFACIHDARADESLSIYGLKGYGFVISPEVSTGTHVQGSVLYSRFNGKIENRDGYVVATPLSLTHGSDGLWEVAVATDWESWENTDFDESESGLGDVFAGGKVRLLGRNKKDPLDLSLMPYILIPGGNHDKSIGDLYNFNPSPEDDFSYGANLLLGKRVGRFYLTGNLGINYLDTDLDYLEDNAVFAGVALEYHISESLMAYAEYFGTENKNDLECDPCFDKDVNDDMSELGAGLVYIRQRWGFRVHGGTGLTDTTPNFRLLASINRGF